GAGGCTGGGCGCAGACCCCGGGAGGCTCAGGGCCGTCAACCCACGCCTGGTCTGCTGCTCGATTTCCGCCTTCGGGCAGGAGGGACCGTATCGCGGCTGGCCGGCCTTCGATCTCGCGCTCCAGGCCATGGGCGGGGCCATGAGCATCACGGGGGAGGAGGGGCGCGCTCCCTTGCGCATGGGCCTGCCCATGGGCGACCTGGCGGGCGGGATGTTCGGCGCGCTCGCCGTGGCCGGGGCGCTGTTCAGGCGGGAGCGGACGGGGCAGGGAGGGATCGTGGACCTCTCGCTCCTGGACTGCCAGGTGTCACTGCTGACCTATCTCGCGCAGTACTTCTGGACCGACGGGAAGGTGCCCGGGCCGATGGGCTCGGGCCACACCTCGGTCGTGCCCTACCAGGCGCTGCCCGCGCGCGACGGCTACCTGGTCGTCGCCATCTTCGCCGAGAAGTTCTGGTCCGGCTTCTGCCGCGCCATGGAGCGGCCGGACATCGCGCGGGACCCGCGCTTCGAGACGAACCTCCAGCGCGCCGCAGCCAGGAGCGCGCTGATCGCGCTGCTGGAGGAGATCTTCGCGACGCGGTCGGTGCACGACTGGCTCGAGGCGCTGCGCCGGGAGGGGGTGCCGGCGGCCCCGATCCAGTCGGTGGGCCAGGTGCTGTCCGACCCTCAGGTCAGGCATCGGCAGATGGTGGTGGAGCTGAGCCACCCTGCCCTGGGTCGCGTGCCAGCGCTCGGCACCCCGATCAAGGTGGACGGGGCGCTGGGGCTCGAGGTGCGGCCGGCGCCGCGGCTGGGGGAGCACACCGAGGAGGTGCTGAGGGGCCTCCTCGCCTACCAGGACGAGCGGGTGGAGTGCCTGAGGCGCGAGGGGGTGGCCCCGTGAGCTTCGACATCATCGGCAAGGCGACGCCCAAGCGGGATGGCCTCGACAAGGTGACGGGCCGGACGCAGTATCTCCACGACCTCGCGCTGCCGCGCCTGGCCCACGGGGCCATCCTGAGGACCGCGTTCCCGCACGCGCGGATTGTGCGCATCGACACCGCTGCCGCCGAGCGCCTGCCCGGCGTCATCGGCGTGATCACGGCCGACGGGGTGGAGCAGCGCCCCTTCGGCTACGCGAAGGACCACCTGGCGCTCAAGGGCGGGCCGGGCAACCGGAAGGTCCGCTGCATCAGGGACGAGATCGCCGCCGTGGCGGCCCAGACGGCGGAGATCGCCCAGGAGGCCCTCGGGCTCATCGAGGTCGAGTACGAGGAGCTACCGGCGGTGTTCGATCTTGACTCCGCCCTCCGCCCGGGCGCGCCGCTCGTGCACGAGGAACTCGGCACGAACCTGGTGACCCTCCGCTACCAGTTCTCCCACGGCGACGTCGAGGCCGGCTTCGCGCGCGCCGCGGCCGTCGCCGAGGGGACGTATCGGCTCACCTACGTGACCACGGCGTGTCTCGGGACCATGGTGTCGATCGCCTCCTGGGGAGCAGATGGCTCGCTCACCATGTGGACGACCACGCAGGTGCCCTTCCTCTACCAGCGCGATCTCGGAGAGGCGCTCGGGATCGGCGGGCACCGGGTGAGGGTGATCCAGCCGCCGGTCGGAGGCAACTTCGGGCGCGGCCTCGACCTCTACCCCATCGACATCATCGCCGCCCTCCTGGCCCGCCATGTCCGGCGGCCCGTCAAGATCGCCTTCGAACGCCTGGAGGAGTTCATCGCGAGCCCGACCCGCGAGCCCTGCGTCATCCACCTCCGGACGGCCGCGGACGCCGCCGGCCGGCTGCTGGCGCGCGAGGCCCGCGTCGTCATCGACAACGGCGCGTACGTCTCCTGGGGCTCGACGACGCCGTACGTCATGCTCTCCACGACGGCAGGACTCTACCGCTGCCCGGCCGTGCGCTTCGACACGACCATCGTCTACACCAACAACCCCTACTCGGGGTCGATGCGAGGCTACGGCAACCTCGAGGCAACCTTCGCCATCGAGGCGCAGATGGACGACCTCGCCGAGCGGCTCGGGATGGACCGGATGGAGATCCGGCGCCGCAACGCGACGAAGACGGGGGACGTGAACCCGCAGGGCAACGTGATCACCTCCTGCGCCATGACCGAGTGCCTGGACACGGTGGAGCGGGCGATCTCGCTGGCGGCACCCGGGGCGACGCGACCCGGCTGGAAGCGCGGTGTCGGGTATGCGGCCATGTTCCACGTGGCCGGCGGCGCGCGCGTGTACCGCTCGGACGGCTGCGGGGCCATCCTCAGACTCGACGACTTCGGCAAGGTGTTGCTGCTCACGGGCGCCAGCGAGATCGGCCAGGGGTCCGAGACCGTGCTCGCCATGATCGTGGCCGAAGAGCTGGGTATCCCGCTGGAGCGCGTGGAGGTGATCAACAGCGACACCTCCGTCAAGCCGTGGGACGTGGGCGTGCACGCCAGCCGGACGACCTTCATCGCGGGCAATGCAGCGCTCCAGGCCGCGCGCTCGCTGAAGCGCAGGCTCCTGGCGCTGGCGGCGGAGGTGATGGACGAGAAGGCCGAGGAGCTCGAGCTCGTCGGGGGACAGGTGCGCGTCCGGGGCCGGCCGGAGCGGAGCGTCCCGTACGAGCGCGTGGTGCGCGCCGGCCACTTCCGTCCCGGCGGCCAGGCGCTCGTCGCCGAGGCGTTCTACGATCCGCCGAACGAGATGCTGTCGAAGGATCTCCGGGGCAATGTCTCGGCGGCCTACGGGTTCGCCGCCCAGGCGGCGCTGGTGGAGGTGAGCGAGGAGACCGGGGAGGTGCGCGTCCTCCGGATCGTCTCCGCTCACGACGTGGGCCGGGCGCTGAACCCCATGGCCGCTGAGGGGCAGATTCACGGCGGGATCCACATGGGGCTGGGCTATGCGCTCAGCGAAGCGCTGCTGATCCAGGAGGGACGGGTACTCAACCCGCAGTTCATGGAGTATGCGCTCTTCCAGGCGACCGACATGCCGGAGATCGACGTGCGCCTGATCGAGACAGTGGACCAGAGCGGCCCCTTCGGCGCCAAGGGCCTGGGTGAGTCCGGGGTGATCCCGGTGTCGGCAGCCATCGCCAACGCGGTCAAGGACGCCATCGGCGTGCGCTTCACCGAGCTTCCCATCACCCCCCAGCGCGTTCACGCCGCCCTGGTCGCGGCGCGTAGCACAGGACGGGCGCCCCGATGAGCGCCAAAGGCGCGAAGAGGCCAAACCGCAGGCGCGAAGAGGCCAAACCGCAACGCAGACTCTTCGACGTTCAAGCAAGAGGAAAACAGCAGCCCATGACCGAGCAGCCGACCCCGAGCCTGCTGGGGGAGCTCCGAGACGACGGCCACGGCCGGCTCCTGTATCGGGGATCGCGCTTCCTGCTGATCCGTCCCGAGACGCTGGTGGCCGTCCAGCGCGCCGTGGAGACGGCCGCCGGCTCCGGGGCGGCGGAGTGCTTCGCCGCCGGGGGCCGGGTGGGCGGCGCCCGCGCCGCCGCGGCTGTGGCCGGGGACGCCCGCGGGCGACTGGACCTGCTCGTGAAGATGGGACGGGAGCTGGGCTGGGGGGAGTTCGGCGTGGAGGCCTGGAGCCCGGTGGGGTTCGTCATCACGGTGAAGCACTCCCCCTTCGCCGAGGCCCATGGCCGGAGTCAGCGGCCCGTGTGCCACCTCATCCGCGGCGTCGTCGAGTCCTTCGCCGAGCAGCTCCTGGGTCGCCCGATGCAGGTCAGCGAGGCCAGCTGCGAGGCGGCCGGCGGCCCGGTCTGCCGCTTCGAGGCGCGGGCGTGACACGGGGGTCGCTCCGCGTCGGCATCACCACCATGGCGACGGAGCCGCCCGACCGCTTCCGCGCGCTGGTCCAGTTCACCGAGGAGAGCGGGTTCGACGAGCTGTGGGTCTGCGACTCGTCGCTGCACGCCCGCGACGTGTATGCTTCTCTCGCGCTCGTGGCGACGGGCTCACGACGTCTTCGCTTCGGTCCCAACTGCACGGTGGCCGGCCCCGCAGGGCTCTGGATCGAGCGTCTCACCGACGTGGTCGCCCGCGGCATCCGCCACCTGAACATCCTCCTCCTGAGTGCCGACAAGCTCTCCATGGTGAAAGACCTCGGAGAGAAGGTCCTGCCAGACCTCCGGGCCCTCTGAGATGGCCTACCGGATCGGAGTGGATGTGGGGGGGACCTTCACTGACTTCCTCCTGCACCATCACGGAGAGGTCCCGGTGGTCGCCAAGACGCCGAGCACGCCCGAGGATCTATCGGAGGGCTTCCTCGTGGGTCTCGGCGAGCTCGCCGCGGCCAAGGGCATGGGGCTGAGGGAGTTCCTCGGCCGCGTGGACGTGATCGTCCACGGAACCACGGTGACGACGAACGCGGTGCTCACGGGCTCCGTCGCACGGGTAGGGCTGCTCACGACGCGAGGCTTCCGCGACGCCCTGGCCATGCGCCGGGGCATCCGCGAGGCCCAGTACGACAACCGGTGCGCCCCCCCCACGCCGCTGGTGCCGCGCTGGCTCCGCCTGCCCGTGACGGAGCGGGTGGAGGTGTCGGGCGAGGTCACGACGCCCCTCGAGCCGGAGAGTCTCGAGGCGGCGCTCGCGGGGCTCCGCGAGGCCGGCATCGAGGCGGTGGCAATCTGCTTCCTGCACGCCTGGGCCAACCCCGCCCACGAGATCCTCGCCGAGACGCGGGCGCTGGCGGCGCTGCCGGGCGCCTACGTGTCCCGCTCCTCGGCCCTCGTGCCCCAGATCCGCTTCACCGAACGCGTGAGCACCACGGTGCTCAACGCCGCCGTGGGCCCGGTGCTGTGCCGCTACCTCGACCGGCTCGGCGCGCGGCTGGGCGAGGTGGGGTTCCGCGGTGTGCTCCTGATCATGCAATCCAACGGGGGCGTGGCGGAGCCGGCGGCGGTACGGGCGGCGGCGGCCAGCACGCTCTTCTCCGGGCCCGCGGCGGCACCCACGGCCGCCCTCGCGTACGCGACGCCCCACGGCGTTCGCGACTTCCTCACCGTGGACATGGGGGGTACGTCCTTCGACGTGTGCCTGGTTCGGGACGGCGCGGCAGCCATGACCACCGAGGGGCGCATCGCGCGCTATCCCTTCGGCCTCGCCGCGCTGGCCATCCACACCATCGGCGCCGGGGGGGGCTCCATCGGCTGGCTGGACGACGGAGGGCTCCTGCGCATGGGGCCCCGGAGCGCCGGAGCCGTCCCGGGACCCGCCTGCTACGGCCGCGGGGGAATCCCGCCGACGTGCACCGACGCCGACCTGCTGCTCGGCAGCCTCCGCGCGGAGCGCTTCCTGGGCGGCCGGCTGCGCCTGGACGCGGCGGCGGCGTGGCGCGCGGTGGAGACACTGGCGGGCCCGCTCCGGCTGTCCGTGGAGGAGACGGCCGCAGGCATGGTGCAGGTGATCGACGCCAACATGGCTGCCGGGATCCGCCACGTGACAGTGGAGCGGGGACACGACCCGCGGGAATTCCTCCTGGTGGTCGGCGGCGGCGCGGGCCCGGTCCACGCCGCGGGGATCGCCGCCGAGCTGGGGCTCACGCGCATCCTGGTGCCGCGCGGCTCGCCCATCTTCTGTGCTGGGGGGCTCCTGCTCTCCGACCTCCGCCACGATCTCGTCCAGACCTACGTGACGCCCTTCGAGCGAGCCGAAGGTAACAGGCTGCGCGCCATCGTGGCTTCCCTCGGACGCCAAGGGCGCGACGCGGCCGGCGCCGAGCGGATCGGCGAGGGGCAGGTGACGCTCTCCTTCGCCTGCGACGTCCGGTATCTCGGCCAGTACCACGAGCTGGCGGTGCCCTGGCTCCCGGACGAGGCGCAGGAGGGTGACCTCGGCGGAGTCGCGAAGCGCTTCCACGAGACGCATGACCGGCTCTATGGCTACGCGCTCCCGGATACGCCGCTCGAGCTGGTGAATGTCCGCGGGGTGGCCCTCGGGGTCACGGAGAAGCCCGCGCTGCCCGAGGTCCCGCCAGGGACGGGGGACGGGGCGCGGCGCGGCCGCCGTCCTGTGTGGATGGGCGAGGCCCGAGCCTTTGCGGAGACGGTTGTCTACGAGGGCGAGGCCCTCGGGGCGGGCGCGCGTCTGTCGGGACCCGCGGTGGTGGAGCTCGACACCACCACGGTGGTCGTCCCTCCCGCATGGCGCCTCGAAACCGACCGCCACGGTTCCTTCCTCCTGGACCGGCTCGCGTGAGCGCCGATCCAGTCTTCGCCTCCGTCCTCGAGCGGAGGCTCAAGGCCATCACGGAGGAGATGGGGCTGACGCTGCTCCGCACCACGCGCTCGCCCATCCTCAGCGAGGCGCGGGACTTCGTCACCGGCCTCTACGGCCCGCGCGGGGAGATCCTCGCCCAGTCGGAGTACATCCCGATCCTGGCCTTTGCGCTGCAGCCCGCCTGCCGCGCCGTGATCGCCGCCTTCCGCGACGACGTCCACCCGGGCGATGTCTTCCTCCACAACGACGTCTTCTCGGGGGGAAACCAGAACAACGACGTGGCGGTGTTCCGGCCGGTCTTCGTCGACGGGCGGGTGGCGGCCTGGGCCGCGACCACGGGGCACCAGGCCGACATCGGCGGCGCTCAGGCGGGGGGCTACAACCCCAGGGCCACGGAGGTGTGGCAGGAGGCGCTCAGGATCCCGCCGCTCAGGATCGTCGAGAGGGGGGCGGTGCGGGACGATGTCTGGCGGCTGGTGTTCTCGAACGTGCGACTGCCCATCGTGGAGCAGGACATCCGTGCCCAGATGGGCGGCACCGTGGTGGGCGAGCGGGGGTTGATGGAGCTGTACCGGCGCCACGGGGCGGCCAGGGTGGAGGAGCACATCCGCTACCTCTTCGACGCGGCCGAGCGGCGCATGCGCACGGAGCTGTCGCACATCCCCGACGGGACCTGGGTGGGCGAGAGCACGGTCTTCTACGACGGGCATCACGACGGCAGCCGGCACCCGATCCGCGTGACCATCCAGACGCGGGGCGGCGAGATCAGCCTGGACTACGCGGGCACCGCGCCCCAGACACCGGGCTTCGTCAACGCGCCCTATGCCTCCTCCTTCTCGGCAATCCTGCTGACGCTTCTGATGCTCGTGGATCCCGACATCCCACACAACGAGGGCATCCTCCGGCCGATCCGCGTCCACATCCCGGCCGGGTGCATCCTGAACGCGGACTTCCCGGCGGCGACGACCTTCGGCAACACGCTGGCCGGGCCGCATTCCGATGCGATCTTCCGGGCCCTGGCGCCGGCCATGCCCGAGCGCGTGTCAGCCGGGTGGAACCGGATGCTCGGGATGACCGTGGCGGGAATGGACCCGCGCGCCGGCCGCCGCTACGTGGACATTCTGTTCCTGGCGCTCAAGGGCGGGTCGGGGGCCGTGGCTGGCTGCGACGGCTACGACCATATTGGGCTCATCAACACGGCGGGCGGTCTCCTGGCGCAGGACTACGAGATGCTGGAGGTCCAGACCCCCCATCGGCTGCTGCGCCACGAGTACCAGACCGACTCGGCGGGAGCGGGACGCTGGCGCGGCGGCTGCGGTGTGGAGACGGAACTCGAGATCCACGGCGACGAGGTGACAGGGATCGTCTTCGGCGACGGCGTGGACGAGGAGGCGCGGGCCTTCGGGCTCTTCGGCGGTCACTCGGGCGGCCTCAATCGGATCGAGCTCCGGACGCCGGCGGGACAGCTCCTGGCACCCCGCTCGAAGGATGTGATCGCCATCCCGCGCGGCAGCCTCTTCCGGCAGGCCGCGGGCGGCGGCGGCGGCCACGGCGATCCCCGGGAGCGTCCGGCCAGTCTCGTGGCGGACGAGGTGCGGGACGGCCTGATCTCGGTGGAGGCAGCCCGGCGGGACTACGGCGTCTGGGTGGACCCGGACACGCTGGCGTCGGACGAGGCGCGCACGGCCGCGCTCAGGGCCCGGCCGGGGGGGGCCGCATGAGCGCGGCTGCCGTGGTTCACGTCGTCGTCAGCGGGCTGGCCACGGGGAGCATCTACGCCCTGATGGCGCTGGCACTGGTGATCATCTACAACGCCACGCGGACGCTCAACTTCGCCCAGGGGGAGATGCTGATGGTCTCGACCTTCGTGGCCTGGGCGGCCCAGCGCGCCTGGCAGCTCCCCCTGCCGGTCACGCTGCTGGTGGCGGCCGCGGCCGGCGCCGGCGTGGCGCTCGTCTTCGAGCGCGCGATCATCCGCCGCTCCATCGCCGCCACCCACTGGGACGTGCTCATCATCACGGTGGGGCTGTCGCTGATGCTGCGCGCTGCGGCGGGGCTGATCTGGACGCACGAGGACTTCGCCTTCCCCTCCTTCTTCGGCAACCGCCCCATGGTGGTGGGTCCGATCAGGCTGGCGCCCGTATCGCTGGGAATCATCGGCGGCTCGCTCCTTCTCATGCTGGGGCTCTACGTTCTCTTCACCCACACGCGCATCGGGCGGGCCATGCGCGCGGTGGCGCAGAACCAGCGGGCGGCGCGGCTCATGGGGATCAGCGTCGAGCGCATGTACTCGCTGTCATGGGTGCTCGCGGGGGTGGTGGGTGCCATCGCAGGCGTCCTCGTCGCGCCGGTGACCTTCCTCTCCACGAAGATGGGGCTCGTCGTGATCAACGGCTTCACGGCGGCGGTGATCGGGGGCTTCGGCTCCATGCCGGGGGCCGTGGCGGGGGGGATGCTGCTGGGCGTGATCGAGAACCTGGCGCCGCTGTACCTGCCCTCGGGAATCCGCTACTCCGTCCCCTTCCTGGTCTTGATCGCCATCCTCCTGATCCGCCCGGCGGGGCTCTTCGGTCGGGTCGAGCAGAGGAAGGTCTGATGCGGCGGTGGGCGCTGGGCGCGGCGGCGGCAGGGCTGCTCGCCTGGCCCTGGGTGGCGCCCCGGTACCTGATCTTCCTCGCCAGTCTCGTGCTGGTCAACGCGGTGGTGGCCATCGGCCTCAATCTCCTGAGCGGCTATACGAATCAGCTCTCCTTCGGCCACGCGGGCTTCCTCGCCATCGGGGCCTATGCCGCCGCGCTGCTCACCATCCACGCCCCCACGGTGCCGGTGATCGTCACGCTCGCGGCGGCGGGAGCAGTCACGGCGGCGGTCGGGCTCGGCTTCGGCGTGCCGTGCTTGAGGCTCGGCGGGCTCTATCTCAGCATGGCGACGCTGGCGTTCGGCTTCGTGGTGTCCGAGGTCATCCTGAGCCTGGACGGGCTGACCCTGGGGGCCGACGGCCTGCGCGTCCCGGCGGGCCGTCTCGCGGGCTTCACGCTGGCGACGGACACCGCGCGCTACTACCTGACGGCGGCTGTGGCCGCAGCGCTCGTGGCCGCGGCCGTCAACCTGACGCGGAGTCGGGTGGGCCGCGCCTTCCTCGCCATCCGGGAGAGCGAGGTGGCGGCCCAGGCCAGCGGCGTCTCGCTGGCTGCCTACAAGACCGCCGCCTTCGGCGTCTCGGCCTTCTACACGGGCGTGGCCGGCGGGCTCTTCGCCTTCGTGGTCGGCTTCCTCTCGCCCGATGCCTTCGATGTCTTCCTCTCCGTGGACTTCGTCGTCATGATCATCCTCGGCGGGCTCGGCTCGGTACCGGGCTCGATCGCGGGCGCGGCCGTCGTGACGGTACTGCACGACTGGCTGGCCGCCTTCCAGAACTTCCGGCCCCTCATCTTCGGCGCGATCCTCATCGCCTGCATGCTCTTCATGCCCGGCGGGATGGCACACGCGCTGAGGCCGCCGGGGCGCCGGTGACCCACACCCGACAGAGGAGGACGTCCATGCGACTCATCCTTTCGCTCCTCACCGCGGCGCTGGCCCTCGGGGCAAGCGCGCCCGCCCTCGCCCAGCAGGGAGTCACCGACACGGAGATCGTGGTCGGCTGCTCCAACTCGTTCTCGGGTCCGCTGGCATTCACGGGCGAGCAGCTGACGAAGTTCGGCATCGACCTCTACTTCAAGGGCGTCAATGATGCCGGCGGCATCCACGGCCGGAAGGTGCGCACGGTCTACTACGACGACGGCTACCGGCCGCAGGACGCCGTCGCCAACACGAGGAAGCTGGTGGAGCAGGACAGGGTGTTCGCGATCCTGGCCTCGCAGGGGACGGCCCCCGTCGCGGCCACCGTGGGCTACCTCGAGGAGAACCGCGTCCCCCTCCTCTTCCCGTACCAGGGCTCCACCGTGACGCGCGGGAAGAAGTACGTCCTCAATGGCATGACGCTCTACGACCGCCAGGCGCGGATGATGGTGGACTACCTGGTGGGGCAGCGCAGGCTCAAGACCTTCGCAGCGATCTACCAGGACGACGAGTACGGCCGGGCCTTCCTGGGCCCGTTCGAGAAGGACCTGGCGCGCCACGGGCTCAAGCTCGCGGCGGCGGAGCCCGTCAAGCGGGGGGCCACGGATGTGAGCGCCCAGATCGCCAAGCTCCAGGCCGCCAGGCCCCAGGTGACCTTCCTCGTGCTCACCCCAGGGCCGGGGGCCCAGGCACTCAAGGAACGGCAGAAGATCGGCTGGACCGACACGCTGATGGTCTCCTCCGGGCCGCTCACCGACGAGCGCTTCCTGGGGCTCGCCGGCGAGGCCGCGGAGGGGACCGAGGGGCTGTCCCTCTGGCCTGACCCGCTGACCTCCGAGCTCCCCGGTGTCCGCGCCTACCGGGAGGCGCTCCGGAAGTTCGCGGCCAAGGCCGAGCCCAACCGCTACGCGCTCCACGGCTACGTCGCGGCCATGGTGTTCACCGAGGCGGCCAAGCGGGCCGGCAAGGGCCTGACGCGCGAGTCGCTCATGACCGCGCTCACGTCGATCAAGGCCTTCGAGACCGGCATCCTGCCGCCGATCAGCATCGGGGCCGACCTCGAGCCGCTCAAGCAGGGCTTCTGGGTGCGCATGGAGAAGGGGCGCTTCAAGCCCCTCACGGACTGGCTCAAGTCGGAGTGACCGTGGCCCTCCTCAGCGTCGAGGATCTCTCCATCGCCTTCGGCGGCCTCGCCGCCCTGTCCGGCGTGACCCTCGAGGTCAACGAGGGGGAGATCTTCGCGCTGATCGGGCCCAACGGCGCTGGCAAGACCACGGTGTTCAACGTGCTGACCGGTCTCTACCGCCCGACGGCCGGCCGCGTCGCCTATGCCGGGACCGACCTGCTGCGTCTGGCTCCCCACGAGATCGCCCGCCGCGGGGTGGGGCGCACCTTCCAGAACACCGAGGTCTTTCGCCAGCTGACGGCGCTGGAGAACGTGCTCATCGGCGAGCACGGGCAGCTCCGGAGCTCGCTGTGGAGCGCAGCGCTGGGGCTACCCAGGGTGCGCCGGGAGGAGGCGGCGGCCCGGCGGCGGGCGCTCGAGCTGCTCGAGCGCTTCGGGCTCCGGGACGCCGCGGAGGTGGAGGCGGGGAGTCTCCCGCTCGGGAGCCAGAAGCGCCTGGAGATCGCCCGGGCGCTTGCCTCCGGACCCCGCCTCCTCCTGCTGGACGAGCCCGCGGGCGGCCTCAACCCCACGGAGACGCGGACGCTCATGGAGCTGATCTGCGCGCTGCGGGAGGGGCTCAAGCTCACCGTTATGGTGGTCGAGCACGACATGGACCTGGTCATGGCCATCTCGGACCGGATCGCGGTCCTGGACTACGGGCGGAAGATCGCGGAGGGCAAGCCGCGCGAGATCGCGGCGGACCCCGCGGTGATCGAGGCCTATCTGGGCAGAGATGAAGCCGACGCTTGAGCTCGAGGAGGTCAGTGTGTACTACGGCAAGCGCCGGGCGCTCGAGGGGGTCTCGCTCCAGCTCGGCGAGGGAGAGATCGTCACGCTCCTCGGGGCCAACGGGGCGGGGAAGTCCACGACGCTCCGGGCGGTGTCGGGCCTCGTCCGGCCCTTGCGCGGGCGCATCCTCTACGACGGCCGCGACGTCACGGGCTGGCCGGCGGATGCCATCGTGGCGGCGGGCATCGGGCATGTGCCCGAGGGGCGGGACCTCTTTCCCGAGTTCACGGTGCTTGATAACCTCCTCGTCGGCGGCCACACGGTGGGGCGGCGGGAGCTGGCCGCCCGGCTCGAGCTGGGCTTCGAGCTGTTCCCCCTCCTCCGCGAGCGGAAGCGGCAGCGGGCCGGGACCCTGTCGGGGGGCGAGCAGCAGATGCTGGCCATGGCGCGGGCCCTGGTGTCCCGGCCGCGCGTCCTCCTGCTGGACGAGCCGTCACTGGGGCTGGCCCCCATACTCACGCGGGAGATCTTCCGCGTGATCCGGCAGATCAACCAGCGGGGGGTGTCCGTGCTGCTCGTGGAGCAGAACGCGCGCCGCGCGCTGGGCGTGGCTGACCGCGGCTACGTGCTCGAGACCGGGCGGCTCGTGGTCGCGGGCCCCTCGCGGGAGCTGCTGGAGGACCAGCGGGTGCGCACCGCCTATCTCGGCCTCAGCCCGCCGGGCGCCGGCGCGGACAAGGGAGAGTGAGCGCATGGTCCGCTTCACCCCGGAACAGGAGGAGTTCAGGAAGTCGGTGGCCCGCTTCGTGGCCGCCGAGGTCGCGCCTGCCGCGGCGGCCATGGACGACCGGGCGGAGTTCCCCAGGGCGCTCTTCCGTCGTCTCGGGGAGCTCGGGTACCTGGGGCTGCGCTATCCCGAGGCCTACGGCGGCGCCGGCTGCGACATGGTCACCTACTGCCTCTTCGCCGAGGAGCTGGCCCT
Above is a window of Candidatus Rokuibacteriota bacterium DNA encoding:
- a CDS encoding ABC transporter ATP-binding protein, producing the protein MKPTLELEEVSVYYGKRRALEGVSLQLGEGEIVTLLGANGAGKSTTLRAVSGLVRPLRGRILYDGRDVTGWPADAIVAAGIGHVPEGRDLFPEFTVLDNLLVGGHTVGRRELAARLELGFELFPLLRERKRQRAGTLSGGEQQMLAMARALVSRPRVLLLDEPSLGLAPILTREIFRVIRQINQRGVSVLLVEQNARRALGVADRGYVLETGRLVVAGPSRELLEDQRVRTAYLGLSPPGAGADKGE
- a CDS encoding ABC transporter substrate-binding protein is translated as MRLILSLLTAALALGASAPALAQQGVTDTEIVVGCSNSFSGPLAFTGEQLTKFGIDLYFKGVNDAGGIHGRKVRTVYYDDGYRPQDAVANTRKLVEQDRVFAILASQGTAPVAATVGYLEENRVPLLFPYQGSTVTRGKKYVLNGMTLYDRQARMMVDYLVGQRRLKTFAAIYQDDEYGRAFLGPFEKDLARHGLKLAAAEPVKRGATDVSAQIAKLQAARPQVTFLVLTPGPGAQALKERQKIGWTDTLMVSSGPLTDERFLGLAGEAAEGTEGLSLWPDPLTSELPGVRAYREALRKFAAKAEPNRYALHGYVAAMVFTEAAKRAGKGLTRESLMTALTSIKAFETGILPPISIGADLEPLKQGFWVRMEKGRFKPLTDWLKSE
- a CDS encoding ABC transporter ATP-binding protein, coding for MTVALLSVEDLSIAFGGLAALSGVTLEVNEGEIFALIGPNGAGKTTVFNVLTGLYRPTAGRVAYAGTDLLRLAPHEIARRGVGRTFQNTEVFRQLTALENVLIGEHGQLRSSLWSAALGLPRVRREEAAARRRALELLERFGLRDAAEVEAGSLPLGSQKRLEIARALASGPRLLLLDEPAGGLNPTETRTLMELICALREGLKLTVMVVEHDMDLVMAISDRIAVLDYGRKIAEGKPREIAADPAVIEAYLGRDEADA
- a CDS encoding branched-chain amino acid ABC transporter permease is translated as MRRWALGAAAAGLLAWPWVAPRYLIFLASLVLVNAVVAIGLNLLSGYTNQLSFGHAGFLAIGAYAAALLTIHAPTVPVIVTLAAAGAVTAAVGLGFGVPCLRLGGLYLSMATLAFGFVVSEVILSLDGLTLGADGLRVPAGRLAGFTLATDTARYYLTAAVAAALVAAAVNLTRSRVGRAFLAIRESEVAAQASGVSLAAYKTAAFGVSAFYTGVAGGLFAFVVGFLSPDAFDVFLSVDFVVMIILGGLGSVPGSIAGAAVVTVLHDWLAAFQNFRPLIFGAILIACMLFMPGGMAHALRPPGRR